Within the Candidatus Firestonebacteria bacterium RIFOXYD2_FULL_39_29 genome, the region GTTCCTGTAAGAAAAAATACATCTTCCCCTAAAAATTTATGCCATCTTGAAAGAATATCCGCTGCAAGTGTTGTATAAGCATGTCCTATATGAGGAACATCATTAGGATAATATATCGGTGTCGTTACATAATATTTCTTCACTTTTTTTCTCCGGACACTTCAGCAGCAGAGAAAACCTTAATATCAGGATTCACAAGACCCGTTGGCTTCGGCAGTTCACTTCCAACACCGGTCTTGTTACCGGCATTATTTTGTCTGTGCTGCTGGCTATTATACCAGCTCTTTTGCCCTTGATTATTTTGTCTGCCCGGCTCTTTATCTTTATTCTGAGCATTACGATTATTCCCATGCTGCTGTTTTCTGTTATTCTGCCAATCTCTGGAAGCATTATTAGCATTTTGAGTCTTAATTGCTGCTTTTGTCTGAGGTTCTGAAAGTTTTACATCTTTAGTTTCCTGTATTTTATTTGTATTTGCAAGCGCAGCTTCTTTAACAGAATCATATTGACCCTGCTCATAAGCAAGACAACACATCAACCTTCCGCACATACCGGATATTTTTGTTTGATTAAGAGGTAAATGCTGTTCTTTTGCCATTTTTATTGTAACCGGAATAAAGTCCTTAAGAAAAGAAACACAACACAACTCTCTTCCACAACAACCGTAGCCTCCAAGCATCTTTGCTTCATCACGAACACCAATTTGCCGCATCTCTATTCTGGCTTTGAGGAGATATGCAAGATCTTTGACCAACTCCCTGAAATCCATCCTTTTTTCCGCAGTGAAATAGAATACTATCTTGGAACGGTCCAGGGAAAAATCAGCCTCTACAAGTTTCATTTCCAGACTTTTCTCCTCAATTTTCTGCTGGCAGGATTTATAAGCATCTTTCTCCTTCTGAATGTTCTCATAATAATGCTTTATATCCTCCTGCGAAGCAACTCTTAGAATCTTCATTAAACCGTCTATTTTACCGTCCGTTATAAGTTTTGGCAATTTAACGACTTGTCCAAACTGAGGCCCGTCCTCTGAATCTACTACACAGTTAGCCCCTTCTTTTATACTCCCGTTATATGAAAAGCAATTAAACAGTTTACATCTGTCTCTGAATCTTACATGAATCTGAAAAACCGGAGAAGCGGAAGAAACTGCAGAAGCTGTTGGAGCTGCAGGAGCAACAGGAACTGCTGGAGCTGCAGCATGAGGACAACCGCTGCCATCAGCACAAGAGCAAACGTGTCCCGGATTAGAAGAACCTTCGTTTACCTGAGACTTTCTTTCCTGATTTTCACCGGGATTTGATTGCTTATTTATTGTTTCATCCATTTCTTATATCCCCTTTAACCAAAATACTGTTAATGACCAGATCCTGATTCATACTTAGATTTCTGGATATCAGGCTTCTTGAGCCATCCAGATCCCTGATAATATTTGAAATACTTTCCAACGGAAGAAGAGCGGAATATTTTTTAATCATATTTTCTTTATCAGAATTAAATATCAAACCTTTCCCAATCTTCATTTTAAAAACATCATAAAAGAAACTTTCAAGAATATCCGTGGTCATAATAGAAAATTTCTCAAATTTATTCTTTATCGTTTTAATTTCAAAGAGTTGTTTGGCTGAATAATAAGATTCCAACATCCGGAATATTATTTCTCTTAACTCAAGGTTCTTTTCCTCTATCAGCTCCAATGCTCTTGCCGCACTACCTTCAGATGCCCTTGCCGCATATTCAATTATGCTTTCTTTGGCATTACTTTTAAAAATCAATATATCTCTCACTTGCTCCAAAGTCAGACCTCCGAATTTTATCACCTGACATCTTGACTTTATAGTCGGTAAAATAAAATACGGATTTGCTGCAATCAAAATAAACACTCTTTTCCCAGCCGGCTCTTCTATGGTTTTCAAAAGCATCGGAACAGCATCCTTTGTAAGTCTTTCCGCATTGTTTATTATTATGAATTTATATTTATTAAAGTAAGAAGACAAGCTCTGATCTTCCAGTAAAGTTTTAATCTGGAGTTTCTTTATAGTAGCGCCGTCCTGTTCCACTACCGCAATATCAGGATTTAAATATTTTGATTGTTTTTCACAGGAATCACAGCCGGAACATGACCGGAAAGCTTCGAAATCAGGATGTTCGCAATTAACCAGCCTGGCGAACTCCACAGCCAATGCTTTTTTTCCCACCCCTTCTTTTCCGAGAAAAAGATAGGCATGCGCCATTCTATTATTGACAAAAGAAGACGCAAGTATTTTTTTCTGATTATCATGACCTGTAATGTTTTCCAGCATAGATGTCCCGTTAATCTGTAAAGCAATTATACCCGGCTTTTGTTTTTAAACGCCCCGGTTTTTAATTTCTTATCAGCATATAAGAATACTTGCTCTGATATTTTTTCTATTGTCTGAGTCCCGCAAATAATTTTTATTCTATTTGGCTCTCTCTTCGCGATAGAAATGTAGCCTTTACGAACTTTATTATGAAAAGATGATTTTTCCAATTCCAGCCTGTCTTTACTTCCCGATCTTTTGCATGCTCTTTTTAATCCCAGTCCGACATCAATATCCATATAAAAAGTAAGATCAGGTTTTAATCCCGAAGCAGCAAAATCATTCATACTTTTTATCAATTGTTTTGAAATACCTCTGGCATACCCCTGATAAGCCATCGTTGAATCTGAAAATCTGTCACAAATTACAGCTTTACCGCTTTCTAAAGCAGGTTTGATTTTATCTTTTACATGTTGAGCCCGGCTTGCAAGGTAAAGAAGTAATTCTGCCGCCGCCGACATTTTTTTATTCTTTGGATCAAGCAGGAGTTCTCTGATCTTTTCTGCAAGCTCCGACCCTCCCGGCTCTCTTGTTTTAACTACAGAAATACCGAGAGATTTAAGGTGACACTCGAGCAAGTCAATCTGTGTAGTTTTCCCGCTGCCCTCAGGACCCTCAAATGTAATAAAAATCATCTAATATACTCCCTAACCCCTTAGATACTTTCTGCAAATCCTGGTAATGCTGACCGCTCTTCCGGAATTATCATCTATTTCCACAAAAACACCGTTAACATTAATATTTTTAGTTTCAACCTCAAATCTTACCGGAATGTCATAGAGGAATCTTTGCAGTGCTATTTCTTTCTTCATCCCGATTACAGAATCGGCAGAACCGCACATACCTGTGTCGGTAATAAAAGCTGTCCCATCCGGAAGTATTCTTTCATCTGCAGTTTGAACATGTGTATGTGTCCCAAAAACTGCGGAGACCTCACCATCAAGGTAACAAGCAAGCGCATTTTTTTCTGAAGTAATTTCGGCATGGAAATCAATAATAATTATATTTGTTTCAGCTTTAAGTATTTTAATAGCCTCTTTTGCGGTTCGAAAAGGACAATCAATGTTAGAAAGATAAACCCTTCCTTCAAGATTTAAAACTCCAACTTTCAGACCATTTGCAGCCGTATACACCTTAAAACCTATTCCGGCAACCCCCGGAGGGTAATTTGCAGGCCGGAGTAACCTCGGTTCTTTGTCTATTATCTGCATTACTTCTTTTTTATCCCAAATATGGTTACCGGAGGTGA harbors:
- a CDS encoding metallophosphoesterase: MKILFFGDIIGEPGRDAIKVLLPDLRREFKPDFVIANGENSAHGFGITPKILEDLFSFEIDVITSGNHIWDKKEVMQIIDKEPRLLRPANYPPGVAGIGFKVYTAANGLKVGVLNLEGRVYLSNIDCPFRTAKEAIKILKAETNIIIIDFHAEITSEKNALACYLDGEVSAVFGTHTHVQTADERILPDGTAFITDTGMCGSADSVIGMKKEIALQRFLYDIPVRFEVETKNINVNGVFVEIDDNSGRAVSITRICRKYLRG
- a CDS encoding dTMP kinase encodes the protein MIFITFEGPEGSGKTTQIDLLECHLKSLGISVVKTREPGGSELAEKIRELLLDPKNKKMSAAAELLLYLASRAQHVKDKIKPALESGKAVICDRFSDSTMAYQGYARGISKQLIKSMNDFAASGLKPDLTFYMDIDVGLGLKRACKRSGSKDRLELEKSSFHNKVRKGYISIAKREPNRIKIICGTQTIEKISEQVFLYADKKLKTGAFKNKSRV